Genomic DNA from Chlorogloeopsis sp. ULAP01:
TGCAGGATGACATTGTGTCCGCTTAAAGACTTATCATTAAGGTTGACACGGGGACACGGAGACAAAAAGACGCGGAGAAATTTTAATCGTAATTGATTAGCCGGGCTTGATATGATACCAAGATTTGATCGTGGTTATGAGCCTGCCTTTTAATTCTAATGCTGGCGCTTGAGAAAACTTGCATTACACCACAACGAACCAGTAAACTTCTTGCAAAGGTCAGCCAGTTGCTTTCATTACAACTATCACTTTCTGAGGTTTTCAATGTCTATTCCCGAAATCGCTCAAAAGCTTTTAGCATCTAAAAAAGAAAAAGGACTTTCTTTTGCTGATTTAGAAAAGATTCTAGGACGTGATGAGGTATGGATTGCAGCTGTTATCTACCGTCAAGCCAGTGCTTCACCCGAAGAGGCAAAGTTACTAGTTGAGGCATTAGGGTTAGATGCAAGTTATATTGAAGAGTTGACTGAATACCCGATTAAAGGATTAGGCCCTATTGTTCCTACCGATCCCCTCATTTATCGATTCTACGAAATTATGCAAGTGTATGGAATGCCTTTGAAAGCGGTAATTCACGAAAAATTTGGCGATGGGATCATGAGTGCAATTGATTTTACTTTGGATGTAGAGAAAGAAAAAGATCCAAAAGGCGATCGCGTCAAAGTTATTATGTCTGGCAAATTTTTACCATACAAAAAGTGGTAAAGTTCTAAATTGACTTGTGGTTGGTGGAGTGCGATCGCACATCGATAGTAGTATGTAAATTAACTTCAATCTGTATCAGTCTATTCAAGTTTTCCGCTATGATCAAAAGCTGAAAACGCTCTATATTCAGGCTGGTATGAATGATGAAATTGCAGTCATAATTGATCCAGATAGAAATTGGAACTTTGTTCTATGATTCAGGACTTAAACCAGATGACTAATATTGAGTTAAAGCGGTTTCTTTCAGAACATAGAAATGACGAGGAAGTATTTGGGCAGCGTTGCAAGTTTTGATGAGTCGTCGCGATCCCGCTACACAGCAACCTTATCCTTTCGATCTTGAGAATCCAGAGAATAAGGTAGAAACTCTGCTTAGAGAAAAACTTCATCACACTGAGTAAACAAGAACAATGGAATGATAAACTAAACTGCGATCACCTCAATCCCCATAGTTCAAAATATATAAATTATCTTTTTTTTCACATCCTTTACATACCTCGGCGAAGACTATATGTCAAAGAGTTTTGTAACCATGCAGCGAATCTAGGAAACGCAATGTTGATTAACATCGACTAAATGCCTATGTGCTTGGCAGACAGCGACAATTATCTCAACCATAAAGGTTGTATGACTTGCTTGAATTGGAGGATGTACAACCATCTAGGAGTTATACACAATTCCTCCAATACTCTATATATTCTTCGGCATGGGCATAGTGAAGCTAACGAGCAAGGATTGATTGTCAGTGATATTAAGAATGGCATCACAAATTTTGGTCTTTCAGCAAAAGGTATTCAAGAAATTAAAGATAGTATTTATCAATTAATTGCAACTACTCATACTGAAAGTGAATATATTATCTATAGTTCTCCATTTCTGAGAACAGTTCAAACTTCATCGTTGGTTGCAGAAATTCTCTTAGCTAAGGAGATTTATTACGATAGTCGTCTGCGAGAACGTTTTTTTGGTGAATGGGAACTCACAGAAAATATCAATTACCAAAAAGTTTGGCTAGAAGACTACCAGAATCCATGTCATAAAAAATGGTGGGTTGAAAGCACCTATGAAGTATTAGAACGTGCAACATCTGCGGTGAGAGAAATTGACAGTCTATACAAAGATAAGCAAATTATTTTTGTCACTCACGGTGATGTTGCTCAAATTCTCATATGTGGATACTTAAATCAGAACCCACAGAATCACAGACAACTTCGTTCAATAGAAACTGGGGAATTGAAAGTATTACATCAGCCAATTGGTAAGATAAAAAGCGATTGTTAGATATAGACTTATCCAAGCAATTTTTCAGTAAATATACATAAATAACTGCATAATATAATGAACTTATAATACACGCTTTAGAGAGATTCTTCGCTTGAGTCGCTACTTTAAACTTGCACCAATGTCGCCTTTGATCAGAGGACTTACGATCGCACTCTGGGCATTGCCGCTTTTCTTTGGCATATTTGCGCTTGTATCGCGGCAGCTAATTGCAGGCATCGTATTTCTATTCCTCATAACTCTTTATGGGGTCGTATGGTTATGGTGCCGACCATCTTACTTTGTAGTTTACCGCAACTATGTGGAGATTGTGTTTCCTGGCTGGCGGCGCAAGATCCCCATGCAAGATGTATCCAGTATCCGCATTATCAGCAACGATGCTTTTCAACAGGAGTTTGGCTGGGCTATGCGTATCGGTGTGGGAGGATTGTGGGGCGGCTTCGGTTGGCTGTGGACGTATCGTCGAGGTTTTTTAGAGTTCTATATTTCACAACTCGATAACTTTGTACTGATCGAGCGTGTAACAGAAAAAAGCGTCCTCATCACGCCTGAAAATCCTGGACAGTTAGTAGAAGCTGTTGAGGAAGCGATCGCTTAATTAAAAATTCTACCTGTTAACGGACAAGACGCGAGCGTATATCTTTAGGAACCTAAATCACTCGCTTAGTGTCAGGGTAAGTGGTGAATGTTACAAACACCTGTTTGTTTGTCTTTATAAAGCAATTTTCTCAGCCTGTTAATTGATTTTTGGACGGTAGCTAAATGGCATCAAAGGATGAGCTTCAAAATAGTTTAAAAGAAAAATACGGTATTAATAAGAATATCAGTCAATCACTAGCAAAGGAAGAATGTGAAAGGTTACTTGATGTTCTCAATCATGAACCCAGTACAGTAAAACTTATTGAATCTTTTGCTCAGAAAAATTCTAATTTAGGGAAAAATAACGCATATTTCTCAAGGATGCGTAGTCAGGCAGAGAAAAAATTAGAATCTTTACAAAAGGAGCATCAAGATTTAGAGAAATCTATCAAAACTTTAGAAGATTCTAAGCAAGAACTTGAAAACAAGAAAAAACAATTAGAGAATGAAAGAATAGAACTTGAAGCCGACATCAAAAGCTTGTCACTTGAAAATAATTCTCTAGCTTCTAAAGTTCAAAACCTAACTTCTCAAAATGATGAATTAATTGATGCAAATGAACAGCTTAAAAAAGATAACAAAGACTTGAAAAATATAGTCGATCAAATTAGGCTTAGATTAGCAAGAGATACAAAATTGCTCCTTAAATATGAAGACAGTGAAATTAAAAAAGCGCTAATTAGGTTGTTCAGCTGGACATTGGGTTAAGGAGCTAAAGCAATGACAAACAAAAAACCTCAAAAAAGAACCTTTAAAGGAATGAGTTATTGCAAGGTTCAAGGTGCTAACTCCAAGAATCGCAACAAGCTTCACAAAGAAGACAAGCAGTGGTTAAAAGATAATGGTTACAGAAATGTTGGTTGGGATAATATTATTAATCTCTACCAAAAGATTGAAGAGATTGTAGACAGATATCCATTTGAAGATTTAACTCTTGAAGAATTATTTATAGAAGCCGATCGCATTGGGAATAAATATCTTACTGCTCAAGAAAGAGAAGAATTTAATCAAAAGTTAGCTCAAGAAGTTAATGAGATTGCGGAAGAGATAGATAGGCAGTTTCCTGACACTGAAATAGAAGTTATTGACTTCAGTAAAAAAATTAGCAATAACTCTCGAAAGAAACGCAATCAAAAGTCATATCGAACTGTTAAATTTTAGTGAGAGATACTGTGAATTTAGAAGACAAAGAGCTTGAGGAATTATTTAAACTCGCAAACAAAATTGGTAAAAAGCGATATCACAAACTAACTCGTCAAGATTTTGAAGATTATCGAAAATTTGACAAGTGGCGTTATATAAATGGTGATAGTGAGTGTGGAACAACTCAAGAAAGTAAAGACTGGGTAAGAGAAAATTCAGATTGGTTATGTCCAATCTGCGAGGAAAGATACTCTCAAAGAGATGGCAAAACAATCGATCACAAGTTACCCCGATCGCAATATCCTTGGTTGGCAATGGAATTCAAGAACTTATGGGTTATTTGTCAAAGATGTAACAAAGAAAAAGGGGAAATGCATTGGTACGAATATGAGCACTATATGTTAATCCACCATCCAAAGCTTTATCTAAATGTGAGAAATGTACGTCCCATACAGTTACTAAAGTCTCTCAAAAACTAAAATAACAATAATTTCAAGCCAGTCTTAAAAGTTTTGCGCTTCCTTACCACCAAGTTTTATACAATATTCATTTGCTCTTGATGATCTTGATTAAAAAAACTGGGGAATTATGGCGCGCCTTGCACTATTGAGTGTATCTAATAAAACAGGTTTAATTGACCTTGCCCAAAGATTGGTAGAAGAATTTGACTTTGAAATTATCAGTAGTGGTGGCACTGCCCAAACTCTGAAAGATGCAGGATTACCAGTTACAAAAGTTGCCGATTACACAGGCTCTCCCGAAATATTAGGTGGGCGAGTCAAAACACTGCATCCTCGCATTCACGGCGGTATTTTAGCGCGAAGAGATATACCGCAAGACATGACAGATTTGGAAAATAACCAAATTCGTCCGCTTGATTTAGTGGTAGTGAATCTCTATCCTTTTGAAGCTACTATTGCTAAAGAGGGTGTGACTTTAGCTGAGGCAATAGAACAAATTGATATTGGCGGCCCTGCTATGCTAAGAGCAGCATCGAAAAACTTTGCTCATCTGACAGTATTGTGCGATCCCGCCCAATATGGCGAATATTTAGAAGAATTAAGGCAACATGGCGGCGAAACTTCGCTGGCATTTCGACAAAAGTGTGCGTTGAAAGGATTTTTGCATACTTCTAGTTACGATCAAGCGATCGCATCTTATTTGAGCGAGCAGTCTGCTTCAGAATCAACGCTACCGTCACAGTTTATGCTTGCCGGGCAACAACTGCAATCTCTGCGTTATGGTGAAAACCCCCATCAAAGTGCGGCTTGGTATCAAACTGGCACAACTTCAAGCGGATGGGCAGCCGCTACCAAACTCCAAGGCAAAGAACTTAGTTACAATAACTTAGTTGATTTAGAAGCAGCCCGTCGGATTATTGCAGAATTCACCGACACTCCCGCAGCAACTATTATCAAACACACTAATCCCTGTGGCACGGCGCTAGGAAACACTATTTTAGAAGCTTATCAAAAAGCATTGAATGCCGATCCCGTGTCTGCCTTTGGTGGCATTGTTGCACTCAACCATCCCATCGATAGCGCTACTGCAACTGAATTAACAAAGACATTCTTAGAATGTGTAGTGGCTCCAGGATGTGAAGAGGATGCCAAAGAAATTCTAGCAGCCAAGTCAAAAGTGCGAGTACTAATCCTACCAGATTTGAGTAGCGGTTCTAAAGATGCAGTGAAGACTATAGCAGGTGGTTTTCTTGTTCAAGCCGCAGATGACATTGTTGCTGATACTAGTAAATGGCAAGTCGTCACCGAACGACAACCCACCCCAACCGAATTAGAAGAATTGTTATTTGCCTGGAAAGTTTGCAAACACGTCAAATCGAATGCCATTGTTGTGAGTGGCGATCGCACAACTTTAGGTGTAGGTGCAGGGCAAATGAATCGTGTTGGTTCGGTAAAAATAGCTCTCGAACAAGCCCAGGAAAAAGCTAAAGGAGCCTTTGTTGCCAGTGATGGATTTTTCCCCTTTGATGATTCCGTCAAAACTGCTGCTGCTGCCGGAATTACTGCAATTGTTCAGCCAGGTGGAAGCTTGCGGGATCAAGATTCCATTCAAGCTGCAAACGAGCTAGGTTTAGTCATGGTATTTACTGGTGTACGTCACTTTTTACATTAAATGCGGGTGTAAGGGTATAGGAGTGTAGGAGAAAAACATTTTCATACCTGGCGGTAAAATTTTTTCATCGGGACTGCCTTCTGCCTTACTTAGTACACTCGCTAAAGTGTCACTAATCTGCAAGTAGAGATTTAGAACCGATGCTAATGTTTGATTGTGTGAGGAGTAAGTTTGAAGCAAAAAGCGCTTGGAGTGGAAACACGGCAACACTCTTAAGCGCTTTTTAATTTTGAGGTTATATAGTTTACACAATCTTTATATTAAATACCTGTAATGGTCTTGAATCTTCATATTAGATACTTGTAATAGTCTTGAAGCAGTGATATTGTTTAGTTGTGTGTGAGGAGCAAGTGTAAATCGAAAAGCGCTAAGGGTGGAAACACGGCAACACTCCTCGGCGCTTTTTGCTTTTTCAGATTGATTTAGAGTTCAGAATTAATTAAAAAATACTTCTTTCACTGTCTCAGATTACCTTTTCAGAGCATTAGTTCCTATTTATTTTTTTATATAGCTTCTACTTAGTCTACAAAATGAAACAGCAGTCCACGGTTTGAAATGTCTGGACTGCTGTTTAATAAAAAGTTTAGCCAATATCAAATTGTTGAGTCCTAACTAAAAAATTCCTAACAAAAAAATGAATGTCAAACCACACAATGCGAGAAGGGAAATAATAATTATGTTACCTACACTGTGGTCTGCTACTGTTGTGTTGTGAGTATGTTCAGTCATGTTAATCGACCTTTATCATGATAGTTTATGCTGCAATTATAAATACCTAAACTAAATATTTATGTTGTATAATAGAAAACTTGATTTAAATTTATCTATTTTTAAATTTGTAGTACTAGTCCAATAACATAGATTAATTTTTGTTGCTATGAGCAATAATTGAGAATCTATTCATAATTAATTGCTACTAAAGCAACAAGAGTTAAAATTCAGAGTTCAGATGCTGTATTTAGCAGTTCTAGGTTTCTACTTTATATCTTTTGAGAGATGTGATTTTGTTTAGAGAATAAGATAACCTCTCTATGGGAAGATGTTAAAAGTGGGAAATTAAATACTCTCTTTTGGGGAAGTCTCAAA
This window encodes:
- the cynS gene encoding cyanase — its product is MSIPEIAQKLLASKKEKGLSFADLEKILGRDEVWIAAVIYRQASASPEEAKLLVEALGLDASYIEELTEYPIKGLGPIVPTDPLIYRFYEIMQVYGMPLKAVIHEKFGDGIMSAIDFTLDVEKEKDPKGDRVKVIMSGKFLPYKKW
- a CDS encoding histidine phosphatase family protein gives rise to the protein MYNHLGVIHNSSNTLYILRHGHSEANEQGLIVSDIKNGITNFGLSAKGIQEIKDSIYQLIATTHTESEYIIYSSPFLRTVQTSSLVAEILLAKEIYYDSRLRERFFGEWELTENINYQKVWLEDYQNPCHKKWWVESTYEVLERATSAVREIDSLYKDKQIIFVTHGDVAQILICGYLNQNPQNHRQLRSIETGELKVLHQPIGKIKSDC
- a CDS encoding PH domain-containing protein, with product MSPLIRGLTIALWALPLFFGIFALVSRQLIAGIVFLFLITLYGVVWLWCRPSYFVVYRNYVEIVFPGWRRKIPMQDVSSIRIISNDAFQQEFGWAMRIGVGGLWGGFGWLWTYRRGFLEFYISQLDNFVLIERVTEKSVLITPENPGQLVEAVEEAIA
- a CDS encoding HNH endonuclease signature motif containing protein, with protein sequence MNLEDKELEELFKLANKIGKKRYHKLTRQDFEDYRKFDKWRYINGDSECGTTQESKDWVRENSDWLCPICEERYSQRDGKTIDHKLPRSQYPWLAMEFKNLWVICQRCNKEKGEMHWYEYEHYMLIHHPKLYLNVRNVRPIQLLKSLKN
- the purH gene encoding bifunctional phosphoribosylaminoimidazolecarboxamide formyltransferase/IMP cyclohydrolase, which gives rise to MARLALLSVSNKTGLIDLAQRLVEEFDFEIISSGGTAQTLKDAGLPVTKVADYTGSPEILGGRVKTLHPRIHGGILARRDIPQDMTDLENNQIRPLDLVVVNLYPFEATIAKEGVTLAEAIEQIDIGGPAMLRAASKNFAHLTVLCDPAQYGEYLEELRQHGGETSLAFRQKCALKGFLHTSSYDQAIASYLSEQSASESTLPSQFMLAGQQLQSLRYGENPHQSAAWYQTGTTSSGWAAATKLQGKELSYNNLVDLEAARRIIAEFTDTPAATIIKHTNPCGTALGNTILEAYQKALNADPVSAFGGIVALNHPIDSATATELTKTFLECVVAPGCEEDAKEILAAKSKVRVLILPDLSSGSKDAVKTIAGGFLVQAADDIVADTSKWQVVTERQPTPTELEELLFAWKVCKHVKSNAIVVSGDRTTLGVGAGQMNRVGSVKIALEQAQEKAKGAFVASDGFFPFDDSVKTAAAAGITAIVQPGGSLRDQDSIQAANELGLVMVFTGVRHFLH